The Camelus bactrianus isolate YW-2024 breed Bactrian camel chromosome 12, ASM4877302v1, whole genome shotgun sequence genome includes a window with the following:
- the SDR9C7 gene encoding short-chain dehydrogenase/reductase family 9C member 7 isoform X1: protein MRSLVPELTAWMLLAKVWIIAGTGPSQLADYVHQKKCPFRENQLVKGTCSFGLSQRPTPHPQPGCLVPCVHAQSHSAALSWWVVDPGPFPETLLISVWFSLPPSRPPGLWALVNNAGVGLPGGPNEWLTKEDFVKVINVNLVGLIDVTLHMLPMVKKARGRVINMSSSGGRVAVIGGGYCVSKFGVEAFSDSIRRELHYFGVKVCIIEPGNYRTSILGKEGLEGHVRKLWKRLPQETRESYGEEYFRNYTAKVRNVAQSAEPRIREVTNSMEHAIVSRSPRIRYNPGLDAKLLYLPLAKLPTPVTDFILSRYLPKPADSV, encoded by the exons ATGAGATCTCTCGTCCCAGAGCTAACAGCTTGGATGCTGTTAGCTAAAGTCTGGATTATAGCTGGTACAGGGCCCAGTCAGCTGGCAGACTATGTGCATCAGAAAAAGTGCCCCTTTAGGGAAAACCAGTTAGTAAAAGGCACATGTTCCTTTGGGCTGTCACAgcgccccaccccacacccccagccTGGCTGTCTTGTTCCTTGTGTACATGCTCAGTCACACTCAGCAGCCCTGAGCTGGTGGGTAGTGGACCCTGGCCCTTTTCCAGAGACACTGCTGATTTCTGTGtggttctctctccctccatctcgccccccaggcctctgggcCCTGGTGAACAATGCTGGTGTGGGCCTGCCCGGTGGCCCCAATGAATGGCTGACCAAAGAGGACTTTGTGAAGGTGATCAATGTGAACCTGGTGGGACTGATCGATGTGACCCTCCATATGCTGCCCATGGTCAAGAAAGCCAGGGGCAGGGTCATCAATATGTCCAGCTCTGGTGGTCGTGTGGCAGTCATTGGTGGCGGCTACTGTGTCTCCAAGTTCGGCGTCGAGGCCTTCTCTGACAGCATCAG GCGTGAGCTCCACTACTTCGGGGTGAAAGTCTGCATCATTGAGCCAGGGAACTACCGGACATCCATTCTGGGCAAGGAGGGCCTGGAGGGGCATGTGCGCAAGCTATGGAAGCGCCTGCCCCAGGAGACGCGCGAGAGCTATGGCGAGGAGTACTTCCGTAACT ATACTGCCAAGGTAAGAAACGTGGCGCAGTCGGCAGAGCCAAGGATCAGAGAAGTCACCAACAGCATGGAACATGCCATTGTTTCCCGGAGCCCTCGCATCCGCTACAACCCTGGCCTGGATGCCAAACTCCTCTACCTCCCCTTGGCTAAGTTGCCCACCCCTGTGACAGACTTCATCCTGAGCCGGTACCTTCCAAAGCCAGCAGACAGCGTCTGA
- the SDR9C7 gene encoding short-chain dehydrogenase/reductase family 9C member 7 isoform X4: MRPPIKIRVVYAGTVHLLAAVEGRRALLSGFQQTGAQRTSLSHCFLSLILLGHHLPTALWRLTRASPSCTAGSRTAIWSATSRTSLWALVNNAGVGLPGGPNEWLTKEDFVKVINVNLVGLIDVTLHMLPMVKKARGRVINMSSSGGRVAVIGGGYCVSKFGVEAFSDSIRRELHYFGVKVCIIEPGNYRTSILGKEGLEGHVRKLWKRLPQETRESYGEEYFRNYTAKVRNVAQSAEPRIREVTNSMEHAIVSRSPRIRYNPGLDAKLLYLPLAKLPTPVTDFILSRYLPKPADSV; this comes from the exons ATGCGTCCACCTATAAAAATCAGAGTGGTTTACGCAGGGACAGTGCATCTGTTGGCAGCAGTGGAAGGGAGGAGAGCTCTTCTCAGCGGGTTCCAgcaaactggggctcagaggacCAGCCTCTCTCACTGTTTCCTGAGCCTGATTCTTCTCGGCCATCACCTCCCCACTGCCCTATGGCGGCTGACACGGGCCTCTCCTTCATGTACCGCTGGTTCAAGAACTGCAATCTGGTCTGCAACCTCTCGGACAA gcctctgggcCCTGGTGAACAATGCTGGTGTGGGCCTGCCCGGTGGCCCCAATGAATGGCTGACCAAAGAGGACTTTGTGAAGGTGATCAATGTGAACCTGGTGGGACTGATCGATGTGACCCTCCATATGCTGCCCATGGTCAAGAAAGCCAGGGGCAGGGTCATCAATATGTCCAGCTCTGGTGGTCGTGTGGCAGTCATTGGTGGCGGCTACTGTGTCTCCAAGTTCGGCGTCGAGGCCTTCTCTGACAGCATCAG GCGTGAGCTCCACTACTTCGGGGTGAAAGTCTGCATCATTGAGCCAGGGAACTACCGGACATCCATTCTGGGCAAGGAGGGCCTGGAGGGGCATGTGCGCAAGCTATGGAAGCGCCTGCCCCAGGAGACGCGCGAGAGCTATGGCGAGGAGTACTTCCGTAACT ATACTGCCAAGGTAAGAAACGTGGCGCAGTCGGCAGAGCCAAGGATCAGAGAAGTCACCAACAGCATGGAACATGCCATTGTTTCCCGGAGCCCTCGCATCCGCTACAACCCTGGCCTGGATGCCAAACTCCTCTACCTCCCCTTGGCTAAGTTGCCCACCCCTGTGACAGACTTCATCCTGAGCCGGTACCTTCCAAAGCCAGCAGACAGCGTCTGA
- the SDR9C7 gene encoding short-chain dehydrogenase/reductase family 9C member 7 isoform X2, translating to MAADTGLSFMYRWFKNCNLVCNLSDKYVFITGCDSGFGNLLARQLVDRGMRVLAACYTEEGAWKLRQDTAYRLQTTLLDVTKTESIRAAAQWVRDQVGEQGLWALVNNAGVGLPGGPNEWLTKEDFVKVINVNLVGLIDVTLHMLPMVKKARGRVINMSSSGGRVAVIGGGYCVSKFGVEAFSDSIRRELHYFGVKVCIIEPGNYRTSILGKEGLEGHVRKLWKRLPQETRESYGEEYFRNYTAKVRNVAQSAEPRIREVTNSMEHAIVSRSPRIRYNPGLDAKLLYLPLAKLPTPVTDFILSRYLPKPADSV from the exons ATGGCGGCTGACACGGGCCTCTCCTTCATGTACCGCTGGTTCAAGAACTGCAATCTGGTCTGCAACCTCTCGGACAAGTATGTCTTCATCACAGGCTGTGACTCTGGCTTCGGGAACCTCCTGGCCAGGCAGCTGGTTGATCGGGGTATGCGGGTGCTGGCTGCTTGCTATACTGAGGAGGGGGCCTGGAAGCTTCGGCAGGATACTGCCTACCGGCTGCAGACCACCCTGCTGGATGTCACCAAGACTGAGAGCATCCGGGCGGCGGCCCAGTGGGTGAGGGACCAAGTGGGTGAGCAAG gcctctgggcCCTGGTGAACAATGCTGGTGTGGGCCTGCCCGGTGGCCCCAATGAATGGCTGACCAAAGAGGACTTTGTGAAGGTGATCAATGTGAACCTGGTGGGACTGATCGATGTGACCCTCCATATGCTGCCCATGGTCAAGAAAGCCAGGGGCAGGGTCATCAATATGTCCAGCTCTGGTGGTCGTGTGGCAGTCATTGGTGGCGGCTACTGTGTCTCCAAGTTCGGCGTCGAGGCCTTCTCTGACAGCATCAG GCGTGAGCTCCACTACTTCGGGGTGAAAGTCTGCATCATTGAGCCAGGGAACTACCGGACATCCATTCTGGGCAAGGAGGGCCTGGAGGGGCATGTGCGCAAGCTATGGAAGCGCCTGCCCCAGGAGACGCGCGAGAGCTATGGCGAGGAGTACTTCCGTAACT ATACTGCCAAGGTAAGAAACGTGGCGCAGTCGGCAGAGCCAAGGATCAGAGAAGTCACCAACAGCATGGAACATGCCATTGTTTCCCGGAGCCCTCGCATCCGCTACAACCCTGGCCTGGATGCCAAACTCCTCTACCTCCCCTTGGCTAAGTTGCCCACCCCTGTGACAGACTTCATCCTGAGCCGGTACCTTCCAAAGCCAGCAGACAGCGTCTGA
- the SDR9C7 gene encoding short-chain dehydrogenase/reductase family 9C member 7 isoform X3 yields MAADTGLSFMYRWFKNCNLVCNLSDKYVFITGCDSGFGNLLARQLVDRGMRVLAACYTEEGAWKLRQDTAYRLQTTLLDVTKTESIRAAAQWVRDQVGLWALVNNAGVGLPGGPNEWLTKEDFVKVINVNLVGLIDVTLHMLPMVKKARGRVINMSSSGGRVAVIGGGYCVSKFGVEAFSDSIRRELHYFGVKVCIIEPGNYRTSILGKEGLEGHVRKLWKRLPQETRESYGEEYFRNYTAKVRNVAQSAEPRIREVTNSMEHAIVSRSPRIRYNPGLDAKLLYLPLAKLPTPVTDFILSRYLPKPADSV; encoded by the exons ATGGCGGCTGACACGGGCCTCTCCTTCATGTACCGCTGGTTCAAGAACTGCAATCTGGTCTGCAACCTCTCGGACAAGTATGTCTTCATCACAGGCTGTGACTCTGGCTTCGGGAACCTCCTGGCCAGGCAGCTGGTTGATCGGGGTATGCGGGTGCTGGCTGCTTGCTATACTGAGGAGGGGGCCTGGAAGCTTCGGCAGGATACTGCCTACCGGCTGCAGACCACCCTGCTGGATGTCACCAAGACTGAGAGCATCCGGGCGGCGGCCCAGTGGGTGAGGGACCAAGTGG gcctctgggcCCTGGTGAACAATGCTGGTGTGGGCCTGCCCGGTGGCCCCAATGAATGGCTGACCAAAGAGGACTTTGTGAAGGTGATCAATGTGAACCTGGTGGGACTGATCGATGTGACCCTCCATATGCTGCCCATGGTCAAGAAAGCCAGGGGCAGGGTCATCAATATGTCCAGCTCTGGTGGTCGTGTGGCAGTCATTGGTGGCGGCTACTGTGTCTCCAAGTTCGGCGTCGAGGCCTTCTCTGACAGCATCAG GCGTGAGCTCCACTACTTCGGGGTGAAAGTCTGCATCATTGAGCCAGGGAACTACCGGACATCCATTCTGGGCAAGGAGGGCCTGGAGGGGCATGTGCGCAAGCTATGGAAGCGCCTGCCCCAGGAGACGCGCGAGAGCTATGGCGAGGAGTACTTCCGTAACT ATACTGCCAAGGTAAGAAACGTGGCGCAGTCGGCAGAGCCAAGGATCAGAGAAGTCACCAACAGCATGGAACATGCCATTGTTTCCCGGAGCCCTCGCATCCGCTACAACCCTGGCCTGGATGCCAAACTCCTCTACCTCCCCTTGGCTAAGTTGCCCACCCCTGTGACAGACTTCATCCTGAGCCGGTACCTTCCAAAGCCAGCAGACAGCGTCTGA